One genomic segment of Amycolatopsis sp. Hca4 includes these proteins:
- a CDS encoding TetR/AcrR family transcriptional regulator: MQPRGRRQAADAAADRYRVHCASSTGVENSTPVECDVVDRLDVIADAAIEVIAAEGMRGLTHRAVDRAAGLPVGSTSYYARTRAALLELTIARIVVLDQPSARPAGSLAEFIAGYAFEAITAGRTRMLARYEFALEATRRPELRAVYDEGGLQIRRLATSALEAAGSSSAERHARVVVDWMEGTIFGALAGTGSLAPPSLESLVESAREILAGLGVE, from the coding sequence GTGCAGCCCCGCGGCCGCCGCCAGGCCGCCGATGCCGCCGCCGACCGCTATCGCGTGCATTGCGCCTCCTCTACAGGTGTAGAGAACTCTACACCTGTAGAGTGCGACGTCGTGGATCGGTTGGATGTGATTGCCGACGCAGCGATCGAGGTGATCGCGGCGGAGGGCATGCGCGGCTTGACGCACCGGGCGGTGGACCGCGCGGCGGGCCTGCCGGTGGGATCGACGTCGTACTACGCGCGCACGCGGGCGGCGCTGCTGGAGCTGACGATCGCGCGGATCGTGGTGCTGGACCAGCCTTCGGCGCGGCCGGCCGGGTCGTTGGCGGAGTTCATCGCGGGATACGCGTTCGAGGCGATCACGGCGGGGCGGACGCGGATGCTGGCGCGGTACGAGTTCGCGCTGGAGGCCACGCGGCGGCCGGAGCTGCGCGCGGTGTACGACGAGGGCGGGTTGCAGATCCGCAGGCTCGCGACTTCGGCACTGGAGGCGGCGGGGTCTTCGTCCGCCGAGAGGCACGCGCGGGTGGTGGTGGACTGGATGGAGGGGACGATCTTCGGGGCTTTGGCGGGGACGGGGTCGCTGGCGCCGCCTTCGTTGGAGTCGCTGGTGGAGAGTGCGCGGGAAATCCTGGCGGGGCTTGGGGTGGAGTGA